A DNA window from Rhineura floridana isolate rRhiFlo1 chromosome 11, rRhiFlo1.hap2, whole genome shotgun sequence contains the following coding sequences:
- the ARL4D gene encoding ADP-ribosylation factor-like protein 4D, producing MGNQLAPVPPFLPHLQALHVVVVGLDAAGKTSLLYRLKFQEFVKSAPTKGFNMEKIRVPLGGSRTITFQVWDVGGQEKLRPLWKSYMRRTDGVVFVVDSVEAERLEEARVELHRIVRSSDNQGVPVLVLANKQDVAQAISVAEVEKFLSLHELCGSTLSHIQGCSAVSGLGLQQGLEKLYEMILKRKKLLRNSKKKH from the coding sequence ATGGGGAACCAGTTGGCACCAGTACCACCTTTCCTGCCCCACTTGCAGGCATTGCATGTGGTAGTGGTTGGGTTGGATGCAGCTGGCAAAACATCTCTACTGTACCGCCTGAAGTTCCAGGAGTTTGTCAAGAGTGCACCCACCAAAGGCTTCAACATGGAGAAGATCCGGGTGCCACTGGGGGGCTCTCGCACCATCACTTTCCAAGTGTGGGATGTCGGTGGCCAGGAAAAGTTGCGCCCACTCTGGAAATCCTACATGCGCCGTACAGATGGGGTTGTTTTTGTGGTGGACTCGGTAGAGGCTGAGCGGCTGGAGGAGGCTCGTGTGGAGTTGCACAGGATTGTCCGCTCCTCAGATAACCAGGGGGTCCCTGTGTTGGTGCTGGCCAACAAACAGGATGTGGCCCAGGCAATCTCAGTTGCTGAGGTGGAGAAATTTCTCAGTTTGCATGAACTATGTGGCTCCACTCTGAGCCACATCCAGGGCTGTAGTGCTGTCAGTGGACTGGGCCTTCAGCAAGGCCTGGAGAAACTCTATGAAATGATTCTTAAACGCAAAAAACTCCTTCGCAACAGCAAGAAGAAGCACTGA
- the TMEM106A gene encoding transmembrane protein 106A, whose translation MEKVLKWLRNLCSKKEREGQSVLQKSSSGEDEASYYGSINGGDAAEVSCAPCAGVANRGSVTCPTCQGTGRIPREQEQQLVALIPYGDQRLKPRRTKLYVSLTVAICLLMTSLMMYFLFPRSIAVLPSGLNASSISFNNSTYSITLNMTNTLNVTNNNFYTVHVAQLAIEVLHKALVIGKNTVMTQLDIRPLNGAQIFYSVSSTILDNNTYNICTWSRIKVHNVLLHIQGTLTCSYLAHTEQLSFENYQYVDCRDNVMLPGMS comes from the exons AtggaaaaagtcctcaaatggtTGAGAAACCTTTGctccaagaaagagagagaaggccAATCAGTGTTGCAGAAAAGTTCAAGTGGTGAGGATGAAGCATCCTACTATGGCAGTATCAATGGAGGAGATGCTGCGGAGGTGTCCTGTGCTCCTTGTGCTGGTGTTGCCAACCGGGGCTCTGTCACTTGTCCGACTTGCCAGGGTACTGGGAGGATCCCCCGAG AGCAAGAACAGCAGCTAGTGGCCCTCATTCCATATGGAGACCAGCGGCTGAAGCCCAGGCGAAC gaaGCTGTATGtatctctcacagtggccatttgCCTGCTGATGACAAGCCTCATGATGTATTTCCTGTTTCCACGCTCCATTGCGGTACTCCCCTCTGGACTCAATGCCTCCTCCATCTCCTTTAACAATTCTACTTACAGCATCACTCTTAATATGACT AATACACTGAATGTGACAAACAACAACTTTTACACTGTGCATGTGGCTCAACTTGCTATTGAAGTCTTGCACAAGGCACTGGTAATTGGGAAAAACACTGTGATGACACAGCTGGACATCAGACCCTTGAATGGTGCTCAG ATATTTTACAGCGTCTCCAGCACAATCTTGGATAATAACACTTA CAACATTTGCACATGGTCCAGAATCAAAGTTCACAATGTTCTCCTGCACATACA gGGTACCCTGACTTGCTCTTATCTGGCTCACACAGAGCAGTTGTCCTTTGAAAACTACCAATATGTGGACTGCAGAGATAATGTCATGCTCCCTGGGATGTCATGA